A window of Kiloniellales bacterium contains these coding sequences:
- a CDS encoding DegQ family serine endoprotease, translating into MGQMFPLTRETKLTQAVTGSVLAGGLLVFALAGAETALARPAPESFADLTEKVAPAVVNVSIVKTGGPIVRFEGPEGRDLMPFGEDHPLRDFFERFLGPDAPELPGGPQEQRGLGSGFIVDPDGYVVTNRHVIAGADEITITLHDGRSLTAELVGQDEKTDLALLKVEADEALPSVAFGDSEAVRPGDWVIAVGNPFGLGGSVTAGIVSARGRDLPGGSIIDFLQIDAPINKGNSGGPTFDMDGKVIGVNTAIYSPNGGSVGIGFAIPSEIASEVVADLREKGKVERGWLGVRIQAVTPEFAEGFRLEEAKGALISSVTPDSPAAAAGLETGDVILSWDGKAVDELKDLPRLVAFTPVGKTVEVEIWRDGARETLEVVTGQAPGEQQLAAIGGPDDSDKVRLPGTGLTVATLTAERRDRFGIAEEVEGVVILRVERDSLAAREGLRRGDVIRSLASEAVETAADAKREIEEIKAEGLEVVTLLVSRDGVETFFALRLRNA; encoded by the coding sequence ATGGGGCAGATGTTCCCCCTGACACGCGAAACCAAGCTGACGCAGGCCGTGACCGGCTCGGTCCTGGCCGGCGGGCTTCTGGTTTTCGCGCTGGCCGGCGCCGAGACGGCCCTGGCGCGCCCCGCGCCGGAGAGCTTCGCCGACCTGACCGAGAAGGTCGCGCCGGCCGTGGTTAACGTTTCGATCGTCAAGACCGGCGGCCCGATCGTCCGCTTCGAAGGGCCCGAGGGACGGGACCTGATGCCCTTCGGCGAGGATCATCCCCTGCGCGACTTCTTCGAGCGCTTTCTCGGTCCGGACGCACCGGAACTGCCCGGCGGCCCGCAAGAGCAGCGTGGCCTGGGCTCCGGCTTCATCGTCGATCCCGATGGATATGTCGTGACCAACCGTCACGTCATCGCCGGGGCCGACGAAATAACGATTACCCTTCATGACGGGCGGTCGCTGACCGCCGAACTCGTTGGCCAGGACGAAAAGACGGACCTGGCCCTGCTCAAGGTCGAAGCGGACGAGGCCCTTCCCTCTGTTGCCTTCGGCGATTCTGAGGCGGTCCGGCCCGGTGATTGGGTCATCGCCGTCGGCAACCCCTTCGGCCTTGGCGGTTCCGTGACCGCCGGCATCGTCTCCGCCCGCGGGCGGGACCTGCCGGGCGGCAGCATCATCGACTTCCTGCAGATCGACGCACCGATCAACAAGGGCAACTCGGGCGGGCCGACCTTCGACATGGACGGCAAGGTCATCGGCGTGAACACCGCGATCTACTCGCCGAACGGCGGCAGCGTCGGCATCGGCTTCGCGATCCCGTCGGAGATTGCCAGCGAGGTCGTCGCCGATTTGCGCGAGAAGGGCAAGGTCGAGCGCGGCTGGCTGGGCGTCCGGATCCAGGCGGTCACGCCGGAGTTCGCCGAGGGCTTCCGCCTCGAGGAGGCCAAGGGGGCGCTGATCTCCTCCGTCACGCCGGACAGCCCGGCCGCAGCAGCGGGGCTGGAAACCGGCGACGTCATCCTGTCCTGGGACGGCAAGGCCGTGGACGAGCTCAAGGATCTGCCCCGGCTGGTCGCCTTCACGCCGGTCGGCAAGACCGTCGAGGTCGAGATCTGGCGCGACGGCGCCCGCGAGACGCTCGAGGTCGTGACCGGCCAGGCGCCCGGCGAACAGCAGCTCGCCGCGATCGGCGGCCCCGACGACAGCGACAAGGTTCGCCTGCCCGGCACCGGCCTGACGGTTGCGACCCTGACCGCCGAGCGCCGGGACCGCTTCGGCATCGCCGAGGAGGTCGAAGGCGTGGTCATCCTGCGCGTCGAGCGCGACAGCCTGGCGGCCCGCGAGGGCCTGCGCCGCGGCGACGTCATCCGCAGCCTGGCCTCGGAAGCCGTCGAGACGGCGGCCGACGCCAAGCGCGAAATCGAAGAGATCAAGGCCGAGGGCCTGGAGGTCGTTACGCTCCTGGTTTCCAGGGACGGCGTCGAGACCTTCTTCGCCCTGCGGCTGAGGAACGCATAG
- the ppk2 gene encoding polyphosphate kinase 2 — MSSKECDAPKARHGDAAKPATGGRPESGLDEDYLAQWTACGEAKYPYADRLKRKPFEREKRSLQIELLKLQDWVKASGERIVVVFEGRDAAGKGGTIKTLTEHLNPRGARIAALAKPNDRERSQWYFQRYVEHLPSGGEIVLFDRSWYNRAGVERVMGFCSQEQCRAFLEEAPEFERLLVKHGTHLIKYWFAVTREEQAKRFAKRRTDPLKRWKLSPIDLASVDKWHDYTEAREEMFFATNREWAPWTVIKSDDKKRARLNCMRHLLSQFSYPHKDQATIEGIDPLILARADSIFEGYLGPAETS, encoded by the coding sequence ATGAGCAGCAAGGAATGCGATGCTCCGAAGGCCCGGCACGGCGACGCGGCCAAGCCGGCGACCGGCGGCCGGCCGGAAAGCGGCCTGGACGAGGACTACCTCGCCCAATGGACCGCCTGCGGCGAGGCCAAATACCCCTATGCCGACCGCCTGAAGCGCAAGCCTTTCGAGCGCGAGAAGCGGAGCCTGCAGATCGAGCTCCTTAAGCTGCAGGACTGGGTCAAGGCCAGCGGCGAGCGGATCGTCGTCGTCTTCGAGGGCCGCGACGCGGCCGGCAAGGGCGGCACCATCAAGACCCTGACCGAGCACCTCAACCCCCGCGGCGCGCGGATCGCCGCCCTGGCCAAGCCCAACGACCGGGAGCGCAGCCAGTGGTACTTCCAGCGCTACGTCGAGCATCTGCCGTCGGGCGGGGAGATCGTGCTCTTCGACCGCTCCTGGTACAACCGTGCCGGGGTCGAGCGGGTCATGGGCTTCTGCTCGCAGGAGCAATGCCGGGCTTTCCTCGAGGAGGCGCCGGAGTTCGAGCGCCTGCTGGTCAAGCACGGCACCCACCTGATCAAATACTGGTTCGCGGTCACCCGCGAAGAGCAGGCCAAGCGCTTTGCCAAGCGCCGGACCGATCCGCTAAAGCGTTGGAAACTCAGTCCGATCGATCTGGCTTCGGTCGACAAGTGGCACGACTACACCGAGGCCCGCGAGGAGATGTTCTTCGCCACCAACCGCGAGTGGGCACCCTGGACCGTGATCAAGTCGGACGACAAGAAGCGGGCCCGTCTCAACTGCATGCGCCACCTGCTTTCGCAGTTCTCCTATCCGCACAAGGATCAGGCGACGATCGAGGGAATCGACCCGCTGATCCTGGCCCGCGCCGACTCCATCTTCGAGGGCTACCTCGGCCCGGCCGAGACATCTTGA
- a CDS encoding FAD-dependent oxidoreductase encodes MEDTAYRLYDPAMYDFWTPAESYWEASLPGPERLAPLSGSESCDVAIVGGGYTGLSAALHLARDHQVDVRVLEAGHLGWGASGRNGGFCTMAPTKLSTKGLILRHGLEAAKAFFDAQKAGLELALALERDEGIDFDRQGDGVFVVAHQASRYEELETEAALLSGQFGFETEVLPAEAFQEIGHASTENFGALLIRSGFGLHPLKYARGLARAALLRGAKLHPHSRVESWTKVGSQHLLETDGGRLKARRVLLATNGFTPEGVNPAFDGRTLPVISNIVTTRPLTEAELAAQSWRTENPISNTRTLLFYYRLLPDRRLLFGARGDTSGTPAAGERMQAWLARRLGEVFPAWREVEISHFWRGFVCVTRDLTPAAGQLEDDPSVFYGFGYHGTGVNAAPWTGRALARIIAGAAEAEAELPEILRGPARPFPLPALRLWLLRSANLYYRLVKDRY; translated from the coding sequence ATGGAGGATACGGCCTACCGGCTCTACGACCCGGCCATGTACGACTTCTGGACCCCGGCGGAGAGCTATTGGGAAGCCAGCCTGCCGGGGCCGGAGCGGCTGGCGCCCCTGTCGGGGAGCGAGAGCTGCGACGTCGCGATCGTCGGCGGTGGCTACACCGGCCTCTCGGCCGCCCTGCACCTGGCCCGCGACCACCAGGTCGACGTCCGGGTCCTGGAGGCCGGCCACCTCGGCTGGGGCGCCTCGGGCCGCAACGGCGGCTTCTGCACCATGGCGCCGACCAAGCTCTCGACCAAGGGCTTGATCCTGCGCCACGGCCTGGAAGCGGCCAAGGCCTTCTTCGATGCCCAGAAGGCGGGCCTCGAGCTGGCCCTGGCCCTGGAGCGCGACGAGGGCATCGATTTCGACCGCCAGGGCGACGGCGTCTTCGTGGTCGCCCACCAGGCCTCGCGCTACGAGGAGCTGGAAACCGAGGCGGCCCTTCTGAGCGGCCAGTTCGGCTTCGAGACCGAGGTCCTGCCGGCGGAAGCCTTCCAGGAGATCGGGCATGCTTCGACCGAGAACTTCGGCGCGCTCTTGATCCGCTCCGGCTTCGGCCTCCATCCCCTGAAGTACGCCCGCGGCCTGGCCCGCGCCGCCCTACTGCGCGGCGCCAAGCTGCACCCCCACAGCCGCGTGGAGAGCTGGACCAAGGTCGGCAGCCAACACCTGCTGGAAACCGACGGCGGACGCCTGAAGGCGCGCCGCGTGCTGCTGGCGACCAACGGCTTCACGCCGGAGGGCGTCAACCCGGCCTTCGACGGCCGTACGCTTCCGGTCATTTCGAACATCGTCACCACGCGGCCGCTTACCGAGGCCGAGCTGGCGGCCCAGTCCTGGCGTACGGAGAACCCCATCTCGAATACGCGTACGCTGCTGTTCTACTACCGCCTGCTGCCGGACCGGCGGCTGCTGTTCGGCGCCCGCGGCGACACCAGCGGCACGCCGGCGGCCGGCGAGCGCATGCAGGCCTGGCTGGCCCGGCGCCTTGGCGAGGTCTTCCCGGCCTGGCGCGAGGTCGAGATCAGTCATTTCTGGCGCGGCTTCGTCTGCGTCACCCGCGACCTGACTCCCGCGGCCGGCCAGCTCGAGGACGACCCCAGCGTCTTCTATGGCTTCGGCTACCACGGCACCGGGGTCAACGCGGCGCCCTGGACCGGTCGCGCCCTGGCACGGATCATCGCCGGTGCGGCGGAGGCCGAGGCCGAGCTGCCGGAGATCCTGCGCGGACCGGCGCGGCCTTTCCCGTTGCCGGCCCTGCGGCTTTGGTTGTTGCGCTCGGCCAATCTCTACTATCGTCTGGTCAAGGACAGGTATTAG
- a CDS encoding class I SAM-dependent methyltransferase, with amino-acid sequence MDEDPKDYVAANRAAWDEVAPVHARHNQERLLAAFRRPGYSCLEPVETDLLREIGIEGKDVAHLCCNDGRELLSVKNLGAGRCVGFDFSARFLEQARALAAAGGIACDFVETEITQIPQDYDAAFDRVLITIGVLGWMPDLDAFFAVPARLLRPSGLIFIHEQHPALYMFEPGDPVDPPQLHYSYFNQGVYEDKDGLDYYGGSDYGARPNYWFPHKLSDVITAALGQGLELTHFEERPEDISMGFPELGAAALRPPMSFTMLLRKKA; translated from the coding sequence GTGGACGAGGACCCCAAGGACTACGTGGCGGCGAACCGGGCCGCCTGGGACGAGGTCGCGCCGGTCCATGCGCGGCACAACCAGGAACGCCTGCTGGCCGCTTTTCGCCGGCCGGGCTACAGCTGCCTCGAGCCGGTCGAGACCGACCTCCTGCGCGAGATCGGGATCGAGGGCAAGGACGTCGCGCATCTCTGCTGTAACGACGGCCGCGAGCTCCTCTCGGTCAAGAACCTGGGCGCGGGGCGCTGCGTCGGCTTCGACTTCTCCGCCCGCTTTCTGGAGCAGGCGCGGGCCCTGGCCGCGGCCGGCGGCATCGCCTGCGACTTCGTCGAGACCGAGATCACCCAGATCCCGCAGGACTACGATGCGGCCTTCGACCGGGTGCTGATCACCATCGGGGTCCTCGGCTGGATGCCGGACCTAGACGCCTTCTTCGCGGTGCCGGCCCGTCTGTTGCGGCCCAGCGGGCTGATCTTCATCCACGAGCAGCATCCGGCGCTCTACATGTTCGAGCCCGGCGATCCGGTCGACCCGCCGCAGCTGCACTACAGTTACTTCAATCAGGGCGTCTACGAGGACAAGGACGGCCTCGACTACTACGGCGGCAGCGACTACGGCGCCAGACCGAACTACTGGTTCCCGCACAAGCTCTCGGATGTGATCACCGCCGCCCTGGGCCAAGGTCTCGAGCTGACCCATTTCGAAGAGCGGCCGGAGGACATCTCGATGGGATTTCCGGAACTCGGCGCGGCGGCCTTGCGGCCGCCCATGAGCTTCACGATGCTGCTTCGGAAGAAGGCTTGA
- a CDS encoding glutamine synthetase family protein: MKKARPKTTPAAEFKAFQAAHPETRYVDAILTDLCGIVRGKRYPMAEAEKLFTNGLQLCESVFLLDVTGANTDPAGRGFTDGDPDGTLVPVPGTLVPVPWAEEPRGQVLMTMTTPEGAPSPVDPRNVAIRVLERFKALDLTPVVAFELEFYLLDSERNAAGLPQPPISPKTGRREASLQVYGIQEIDGFAAFLRDVEAAGAVQKVPANIATAEFAPGQYEINLHHVGDALAAADHAALLRHIIKSVARRHGVEASFMSKPFLDQTGNGMHVHISLLDKQGRNVFAAESPLGSETLRHAIGGLMATMAEAMAIFAPNVNAFRRFGPNLFVPVNRSWGANNRSVAFRIPTGPPDSRRIEHRFAGAEANSYLVLAAILAGIHHGITGEIDPGPASEGNACETVDPDLPLDVPSSLARLEAAKVLGSYLGPEYLEVYAATKRNEYRDFMNDISLREYAWYL; this comes from the coding sequence ATGAAGAAGGCACGCCCCAAGACTACGCCCGCCGCCGAGTTCAAGGCCTTCCAGGCCGCCCACCCCGAGACCCGCTACGTCGACGCCATCCTGACCGACCTCTGCGGCATCGTGCGCGGCAAGCGCTATCCCATGGCCGAGGCGGAGAAGCTCTTCACAAACGGCCTGCAGCTCTGCGAATCGGTCTTCCTGCTCGACGTCACCGGGGCCAACACCGATCCGGCCGGCCGGGGCTTCACCGACGGCGACCCCGACGGCACCTTGGTGCCGGTCCCCGGCACCCTGGTCCCGGTGCCCTGGGCCGAGGAGCCGCGTGGCCAGGTGCTGATGACCATGACCACGCCGGAAGGCGCGCCTTCGCCGGTCGACCCGCGCAACGTCGCGATCCGGGTGCTGGAGCGCTTCAAGGCGCTGGACCTGACCCCGGTGGTCGCCTTCGAGCTGGAGTTCTACCTGCTCGACTCCGAACGTAACGCGGCCGGCCTGCCGCAGCCGCCGATCTCGCCCAAGACCGGCCGGCGCGAGGCCAGCCTGCAGGTCTACGGCATCCAGGAGATCGACGGCTTCGCCGCCTTCCTGCGCGACGTCGAGGCCGCCGGCGCGGTGCAGAAGGTGCCGGCGAACATCGCGACCGCCGAGTTCGCCCCGGGACAGTACGAGATCAACCTGCACCACGTCGGCGACGCCCTCGCCGCCGCCGACCATGCGGCGCTGCTGCGTCACATCATCAAGTCGGTGGCGCGGCGCCACGGCGTCGAGGCCAGCTTCATGTCCAAGCCTTTCCTGGACCAGACCGGCAACGGCATGCACGTCCACATCAGCCTGCTGGACAAGCAGGGCCGCAACGTCTTCGCCGCCGAAAGCCCGCTGGGCAGCGAGACCCTGAGGCACGCGATCGGCGGCCTGATGGCGACCATGGCCGAGGCCATGGCGATCTTCGCGCCCAACGTGAACGCCTTCCGCCGCTTCGGGCCCAACCTCTTCGTGCCGGTCAACCGCTCCTGGGGCGCCAACAACCGCTCCGTGGCCTTCCGCATCCCGACCGGCCCGCCCGACAGCCGGCGCATCGAGCACCGCTTCGCCGGCGCCGAAGCCAACAGCTATCTGGTCCTGGCAGCGATCCTCGCCGGGATCCACCACGGCATCACCGGGGAGATCGATCCAGGCCCGGCGAGTGAAGGCAACGCCTGCGAGACGGTCGATCCCGACCTGCCGCTCGACGTGCCGTCCTCGCTGGCCCGCCTCGAGGCGGCGAAGGTCCTGGGCAGCTACCTTGGGCCGGAGTACCTTGAGGTCTATGCCGCGACCAAGCGCAACGAGTACCGGGACTTCATGAACGACATCTCGCTCAGGGAGTACGCTTGGTACCTGTAG
- a CDS encoding cupin domain-containing protein, which yields MAGQDQKFALSRGEDAAFEGGGLRSFFEYRDLGLAEATGGRYHAQVIRASAPCQDGTGPHRHSLEFQMVYVLKGWARFDYEGQGEVTLKPGDCVLQPPGIRHELTACSDDMELLEVTSPAEFGTEPA from the coding sequence ATGGCCGGCCAGGATCAGAAATTCGCCCTCAGTCGGGGGGAGGACGCCGCCTTCGAGGGCGGCGGCCTGCGGTCCTTCTTCGAGTACCGCGACCTGGGGCTGGCCGAGGCGACCGGCGGCCGCTACCACGCCCAGGTCATCCGGGCCAGCGCCCCCTGCCAGGACGGCACCGGCCCGCACCGGCACAGCCTCGAATTCCAGATGGTCTACGTGCTCAAGGGCTGGGCCCGCTTCGACTACGAGGGCCAGGGCGAGGTGACCTTGAAGCCGGGCGACTGCGTGCTGCAGCCGCCGGGGATCCGGCACGAGCTGACCGCCTGCTCCGACGACATGGAGCTTCTGGAGGTCACCTCGCCGGCCGAGTTCGGCACCGAGCCCGCCTGA
- a CDS encoding FAD-dependent oxidoreductase: MSRDPRYDLLFEPVRIGPVTARNRFYQVPHCAGMGHREPSASAAMRAMKAEGGWAVVCTEECDIHPASDFSPYAEARLWDDRDIPALARMVEAVQGHGALAGIELAFNGAAAPNRFSREIPLAPSDSVVEPYDPVQARAMDKSDIRDLRRWHREAALRARKAGFDIVYVYAGHDLGLPMHFLSRRHNRRGDEYGGSIENRARLLRELIEDTKEAVGDRCAVAVRLAVDELLGREGLTAEAEGREVVELLAELPDLWDVNVSGWPNDSQTARFGPEGAQEAYVAFVKQVTSKPVVGVGRFTSPDAMVSQVKRGVLDMIGAARPSIADPFLPRKIEEGRPEEIRECIGCNICVSGDNNIVPLRCTQNPTIGEEWRRGWHPEIIPPKASEDRVLVVGGGPAGLECARAAGQRGYAVTLAEAGRELGGRVTLESRLPGLATWARVRDYRLGRLAALPEVEIYRESRLDAAQILEFGFERVILATGSHWRRDGLGRALRQPLAGCDRPGVLTPDDLLSGIRAAGPVLIYDDDHYYLGGVLAEKLRRDGLEVILATPAPDVSHWTHNTLEQNNIQKRLLELEVGLRPQRELSAIHDGEAELACVFTGRRERLPAASVVLVTARLPADELYRDLMKAPEALAEAGIKSLRRIGDCLAPGTIAAAVYSGQLAARELDQKGYGDFQREVVALSPA; this comes from the coding sequence ATGAGCCGCGACCCGCGCTACGACCTGCTCTTCGAGCCGGTCCGGATCGGGCCGGTGACGGCCCGCAACCGCTTCTACCAGGTGCCCCACTGCGCCGGCATGGGCCATCGCGAGCCCAGCGCCTCGGCCGCCATGCGCGCCATGAAGGCCGAGGGCGGCTGGGCCGTGGTCTGCACCGAGGAATGCGACATCCACCCGGCCTCGGACTTCTCGCCCTACGCTGAGGCCCGGCTCTGGGACGACCGCGACATCCCGGCCCTGGCCCGCATGGTCGAGGCGGTGCAGGGCCACGGCGCCCTGGCCGGCATCGAGCTGGCCTTCAATGGCGCGGCAGCGCCCAACCGCTTCAGCCGCGAGATCCCCCTGGCGCCTTCCGACAGCGTGGTCGAGCCCTACGACCCGGTCCAGGCCCGCGCCATGGACAAGAGCGACATCCGCGACCTCAGGCGCTGGCACCGGGAGGCCGCGCTGAGGGCGCGCAAGGCCGGCTTCGACATCGTCTACGTCTACGCCGGGCACGATCTCGGCCTGCCGATGCACTTCCTGTCGCGCCGCCACAACCGGCGCGGCGACGAGTACGGCGGCAGCATCGAGAACCGGGCCCGCCTGCTGCGCGAGCTGATCGAGGACACCAAGGAGGCCGTCGGTGACCGCTGCGCGGTCGCGGTCCGCCTGGCGGTCGACGAGCTCCTGGGCAGGGAGGGGCTGACCGCCGAGGCCGAGGGCCGCGAGGTGGTCGAGCTGCTGGCCGAGCTGCCGGACCTCTGGGACGTCAACGTCAGCGGCTGGCCGAACGACTCCCAGACCGCCCGCTTCGGCCCCGAGGGCGCCCAGGAGGCCTACGTGGCCTTCGTCAAGCAGGTGACCAGCAAGCCGGTTGTCGGAGTCGGCCGCTTCACCTCGCCCGACGCCATGGTCTCGCAAGTCAAGCGCGGCGTGCTCGACATGATCGGCGCGGCCCGGCCGTCGATCGCCGACCCCTTCCTGCCGCGCAAGATCGAGGAGGGCCGGCCGGAGGAGATCCGCGAGTGCATCGGCTGCAATATCTGCGTCTCCGGCGACAACAACATCGTGCCCCTGCGCTGCACCCAGAACCCGACCATAGGCGAAGAATGGCGGCGCGGCTGGCATCCCGAGATCATCCCGCCCAAGGCCTCCGAAGACCGGGTCCTGGTGGTCGGCGGCGGCCCGGCGGGGCTGGAGTGCGCCCGCGCCGCCGGCCAGCGCGGCTACGCCGTGACCCTCGCCGAGGCCGGGCGCGAGCTGGGCGGCCGGGTCACCCTGGAAAGCCGCCTGCCCGGCCTGGCGACCTGGGCCCGGGTCCGCGACTACCGCCTGGGCCGCCTGGCCGCCCTGCCCGAGGTCGAGATCTACCGGGAGAGCCGGCTGGACGCCGCACAGATCCTGGAGTTCGGCTTCGAGCGGGTGATCCTGGCCACGGGATCGCACTGGCGCCGCGACGGCCTCGGCCGGGCCCTGCGCCAGCCCCTGGCGGGCTGCGACCGGCCCGGGGTCCTGACCCCCGACGACCTCCTGTCCGGGATCCGGGCGGCCGGCCCGGTGCTGATCTACGACGACGACCACTACTACCTGGGCGGGGTCCTGGCCGAGAAGCTGCGCCGCGACGGGTTGGAGGTGATCCTGGCGACGCCCGCCCCCGACGTCTCCCACTGGACCCACAACACCCTGGAACAGAACAACATTCAGAAGCGGCTCCTGGAGCTGGAGGTCGGCCTGCGGCCGCAGCGGGAGCTGAGTGCGATCCACGACGGCGAGGCCGAGCTGGCCTGCGTCTTCACCGGGCGCCGCGAGCGGCTGCCGGCAGCGAGCGTGGTCCTGGTGACCGCGAGGCTGCCGGCGGACGAGCTCTACCGGGACCTGATGAAGGCGCCCGAGGCCCTGGCCGAGGCCGGGATCAAATCGCTGCGCCGTATCGGGGATTGCCTGGCGCCGGGAACGATCGCCGCCGCGGTCTACTCTGGACAGCTTGCGGCCAGGGAATTAGACCAAAAGGGGTATGGTGATTTCCAACGAGAGGTTGTGGCCCTCAGCCCGGCCTGA
- a CDS encoding ATP-binding protein translates to MSPTSLFRSRIFQFALIYLSLFAVMVGLIGWIVFDVAKESVSRQIEATIDAEITGLVEQYDQRGLPGLIEAIRRRAAAEDGSRGLYLLSDQRNRVLAGNLSGWPDERTDDQGWVTFRLGFPESEGGGTNFGRARVLTGNGFKLLVGHDERERTWVQSTILWTLVGSLAATVTVALLGAVFMSRTLLRRIDAITATSREIMAGDLTQRVPASGRGDEFDRLAANLNAMLDRIEALITGIKQVSDNIAHDLRSPLARLRSRLEVTLMEPPDAESYRVALEKTISEADHLLKTFNALLSIAQAEAGAPRRNFAEVDLSAGARDAAELYEPLAEEKGLHLTVEVAEGIRLQGDQHLLFQALVNLLDNAIKFSPEGGTIELSLRRAGARAALAVADRGPGIPEALRERALERFFRLEESRSTPGSGLGLSLVAAVARLHDGRIALEDNHPGLRAVLELPLNDRPPKAARAHKEAEVAGAPASAGLKPSSEAAS, encoded by the coding sequence GTGAGCCCGACTAGCCTGTTCCGATCGCGGATCTTCCAGTTCGCGCTGATCTACCTCAGCCTGTTCGCGGTTATGGTGGGGCTGATCGGCTGGATCGTCTTCGACGTTGCCAAGGAGTCGGTCTCGCGCCAGATCGAAGCGACCATCGACGCCGAGATCACCGGCCTGGTCGAGCAGTACGACCAGCGCGGCCTGCCCGGCCTGATCGAGGCGATCCGCCGCCGCGCGGCCGCCGAGGACGGCTCCCGCGGGCTTTACCTTCTGTCCGACCAACGAAACCGGGTCCTGGCCGGCAACCTCAGCGGCTGGCCCGACGAGCGGACGGACGACCAGGGCTGGGTCACCTTCCGTCTGGGTTTCCCGGAGTCGGAAGGCGGGGGCACCAACTTCGGCCGGGCCCGGGTCCTGACCGGCAACGGCTTCAAGCTCCTGGTCGGCCACGACGAGCGCGAGCGGACCTGGGTCCAGTCGACCATCCTCTGGACCCTGGTCGGCAGTTTGGCGGCCACGGTCACGGTGGCGCTGCTCGGCGCCGTCTTCATGAGCCGGACCCTGCTGCGGCGGATCGATGCGATCACCGCGACCAGCCGCGAGATCATGGCCGGCGACCTGACCCAGAGGGTACCGGCCAGCGGCCGCGGCGACGAGTTCGACCGCCTGGCCGCGAACCTCAACGCCATGCTCGACCGGATCGAGGCCCTGATCACGGGGATCAAGCAGGTCTCGGACAACATCGCCCACGACCTGCGCAGCCCCCTGGCCCGCCTGCGCAGCCGCTTGGAGGTCACCCTGATGGAGCCGCCCGACGCCGAGAGCTACCGGGTCGCGCTGGAAAAGACCATCAGCGAGGCCGATCACCTGCTCAAGACCTTCAATGCCCTGCTCAGCATCGCGCAGGCCGAGGCCGGGGCGCCGCGCCGCAACTTCGCCGAGGTCGACCTTTCGGCCGGCGCCCGCGACGCCGCGGAGCTCTACGAGCCCCTGGCGGAGGAGAAAGGCCTGCACCTGACCGTCGAGGTCGCCGAAGGGATCCGCCTCCAGGGCGACCAGCACCTGCTGTTCCAGGCGCTGGTCAACCTGCTGGACAACGCCATCAAGTTCTCGCCCGAAGGCGGCACGATCGAGCTGAGCCTGCGCCGAGCGGGCGCGCGCGCGGCCCTGGCCGTTGCCGACCGGGGACCCGGCATCCCCGAAGCGCTGCGCGAGCGGGCGCTGGAGCGCTTCTTCCGCCTGGAGGAGAGCCGCAGCACGCCGGGCAGCGGCCTGGGCCTCAGCCTGGTCGCTGCCGTGGCGCGGCTGCATGACGGCCGCATCGCCCTGGAGGACAACCACCCGGGCCTGCGCGCCGTTCTCGAGCTACCGCTGAACGACAGGCCGCCAAAGGCAGCGCGCGCCCACAAGGAGGCCGAGGTCGCTGGCGCGCCGGCGTCGGCCGGTCTCAAGCCTTCTTCCGAAGCAGCATCGTGA
- a CDS encoding response regulator transcription factor, translated as MRVLIVEDDKETAGYIAKGLKESGYSPTVVTDGKEGLLMAASEDFDLAIVDRMLPGLDGLSMVETLRGTGKDLPIVFLSAMGSVEERVKGLRGGADDYLVKPFAFSELLARIEVLLRRGSASGAETHLRVGDLELDLLARTVRRSDKPIDLQPREFKILEYLMRNTGRVVTRVMLLENVWDYHFDPQTNVVDVHISRLRQKIDKDFDKPLLHTVRGAGYCLREPD; from the coding sequence ATGCGAGTACTCATCGTCGAGGACGACAAGGAGACGGCCGGCTACATCGCCAAGGGCCTGAAGGAATCCGGCTACAGTCCCACGGTGGTGACCGACGGCAAGGAAGGCCTGCTGATGGCCGCCAGCGAGGACTTCGACCTGGCCATCGTCGACCGCATGCTGCCGGGCCTGGACGGCCTGTCCATGGTCGAGACCCTGCGCGGGACGGGCAAGGACCTGCCCATCGTCTTCCTCAGCGCCATGGGCAGCGTCGAGGAGCGGGTCAAGGGCCTGCGCGGCGGCGCCGACGACTATCTGGTCAAGCCCTTCGCCTTCTCGGAGCTTTTGGCCAGGATCGAGGTCCTGCTCCGCCGCGGCAGCGCCAGTGGCGCCGAGACCCATCTGCGTGTCGGCGATCTGGAACTGGACCTGCTGGCCCGCACGGTGCGCCGGAGCGACAAGCCGATCGACCTGCAGCCCCGGGAGTTCAAGATCCTGGAATACCTCATGCGCAACACGGGCCGGGTGGTGACCCGGGTCATGCTCCTGGAGAACGTCTGGGACTACCACTTCGACCCCCAGACCAACGTCGTCGACGTCCACATCTCCCGGCTGCGCCAAAAGATCGACAAGGACTTCGACAAGCCGCTGCTGCATACGGTCCGCGGCGCAGGGTACTGCCTCCGTGAGCCCGACTAG